TGCTGTCCAAAGGTAGCATCTACTACTATCCCTGTTTGATTGGCAATATGCAACAGGGTATTTTGTTGTAAAGCCTGATAAACATTCTCAGTGGATGACTGCGAATATAATTTTTCTCCATCATTAGTGTGAGGACGCTGCAAGAGTGGTAACCCCACAGTTTGTTTGCGAACGACATCACTGTTTATATACTCATAGCCAAGTAGCAAAGCTACTTGCCGGGCGATGGTACTTTTTCCTGTACCAATTCGGCCACAAATAATTATAACGGAAGGTGTAGTCTCTACAGTAAGGTATTGCAGTGCCAAAGATAAATACTTTGCAACTCGTTGGCGACTTTTTTGCTGCTGTTCTGTAGGAATTTCAGATTCAAGAGAACGAATGTGCTCTACCTTAGCCCGTACACAGGCTCTATAGCATTTGTAAAAGTCAATCAGCAAGGTCATATCCGGATCATTGAGCCGCTTTGCCATTTGCGCTGTAACGTATTTTGACAGATCTGGCCGATTATGAAAGTCCAGATCCATTGCCAGAAAACCAATATCAGCAGTAATGTCTATATATCGAAAAGAATCATTAAATTCAATACAGTCATAAATGGAGATTTTCTTGTGGTAGATATGGATATGTTCCAGATGCAAATCTCCATGACAATCTTTAATCCAGCCTTGCTCCACACGTTTTTTGAACAGTTGTTGATGTTGCTCAAAGAAGGTCTCATTATACCACCGCAGTAATTGCAATACCAGGGTAGATTTCTTCTCAACAGATTTCTTCTCATCGTTTGGATTTGGTATGCTATCCAAGCTATATACGCTATCCGGATTTTCCAGACTATCCAGGTTTGCATAAACAGCCTCCTTTATTTTCACTAGATCTCCATACTGTGTAATAGCTGAGTCAGCAGGCTGATGCTGATAAAATTGCTCAAGTATGTCCAGCACAGGTTCGAGTGTAGCCACACTTACCTTATTTTCTTTGAGTAACTGATTGAGAAAATACCCATCAGCAAGTTCTTGCATCTGAAGAACATATTCAACAATCTCTTCTGCCTGACTATCTACATCTTGGCTATCTTCCTTCTGCCCAAAGCTTAACTGATTATTAATTAACCGAATAGGAACTATACCTGTATACAAATGGGCGCATAGACGGCTATTGAGTCGGATTTCCCGCTCAAGATCCTGCTTTCGCTTGCTTGGGGAAGTGAAATCAAGAAAGCCAAGATTTACACTTTTTTTGGCTTTGAATACATAAGGAGAAGCTATCACTACCACAGAGGCATGTGTCTGTTTTACCTTGACTGAAACAGGCTGATGGGGATAGGAGGTGGGCTGACTCAAAAATGAGAGTAGTTTTTCCATTGTATACAAACTATTCTCCATGAGTGTATCTGTTTGAGGTAGTAGATTTATATGCTTACTTAAAGATATATACTGATTGAAAGTTGACTATATTTTTATCAGGTTGCAATGAGTAATATCATCTGTGAGATTGATCAATACTGTGTGTAAATCTATCTGATTCTAAGCATTTTGTGCGGAAATAAGTGTTTTAATACATTTTCAGGTATTCTTTTAAAAGCCTGTATTTTTCATAAATCTGTAATGAGTATGTGATCTGTTTTTTAGTATGAAAGCGATGGTTTTACAAGGGGTATGTGATCTGATGGATCGGAAAGAGCCCCTGAATTTGTGTGATATACCTGTTCCCAAACCTGAACCTGACCAAATTCTGATTCAGGTCTCTTGTTGTGGGGTATGTCATACCGAACTCGATGAAATAGAAGGTAGAACGCCACCACCTGCCTATCCTGTCGTGCCTGGCCATCAGGTGGTAGGATATGTACATCAAGTCGGAGAAAAGGTCACACGCTGGAAGAAAGGGGACAGAGTAGGTGTTGCCTGGTTATTTTCTACCTGTGGGAAATGTGAATTCTGTAAATCTGGACGTGAAAATCTATGCCCACACTTTAAAGCTACCGGGCGGGATACCAATGGTGGCTATGCAGAGTATATGGTGGTCGGACAGGATGCTGCCTATGCCATACCAGCAATCTTTTCAGATGAGCAGGCAGCACCACTCCTGTGTGCAGGGGCGATTGGCTATCGTTCGCTTTTGCTGGCTGGTCTGACTAATGGACAAACGCTGGGATTAAGTGGTTTTGGAGCTTCAGCCCATTTGGTACTGAAGATGGCCCGATTCCTCTACCCGTATTCAGATCTGTATGTATTTGCCCGAAGTGAACAAGAACGTTTGTTTGCCTTGTCTCTTGGTGCCAGTTGGGTGGGTGATTTTACAGATATTCCACCCACTTTCTGCCATGTAATCATTGATACGACCCCTGTATGGAAGCCTATTCTTTCTAGTTTGTATTATCTGCTTCCCGGGGGGAGATTGGTCATAAATGCGATCCGAAAAGAATCTATTGATAAGGTATCTATGGCTACTATCGATTTTGCTGCACAGTTGTGGATGGAAAAAGAAATAAAAAGTGTAGCTAATATCACACGCCATAATGTAGAGGAATTCTTAAAGCTTGCAGCCCGAATCCCGATCATTCCTCAGGTAGAGTCTTATCCTTTCCTACAGGCTAATGAGGCTTTATCTGATCTGAAAGAAAAGCGCTTAAAGGGGGCTAAGGTACTAATGATGCACTAATAGAATGCGCTAATATAATAGATTGATATGATACGCTAGTAGCAGGAAATGAAGGTTATTGCATAGATTGTAACACACTGATGGTTAGGTAATTTTTACAAAGACAGGTATAATATTATGGATTTAGTACCAATCAACAAATAAGTATATAAAAATAACACGTGGTCAACTATACAAACTGAATATACTTCATTCAATCAGGTTGTAAATTGATACATGTCATTGAAACAGAGTGTGTTGATTAATAGCTTTACAGTTTGTATCCAACAGGCTGTATTTTACATGAGGCATCTAAACTATACTTTTATGAAAGTACACTCGGACACCAATAAACTATCTCTGGGAGAACTGGTACCCAATTTTGAAGGAGAGAGTCAGTTAGGACGTGTAAAGCTTTCCGATTACCGGGGTCGCTGGCTGGTCTTTTTTTCGTATCCGGCTGATTTTACACCTGTCTGTAGTTCAGAAGTGGTTGCTTTTTCCAGGATTTATAAGCAACTTCGTGAGCATGATTGTGAGTTAGTGGGGTTAAGTACCGACAGTGTAGCCACCCATCGTCCATGGCTCGAATCAATTGAAACCTGGATGAAAGAATCGATATTCTTTCCCATTATTGGCGATCCCTATGGATATATTGCCCGGCAATATGGAATGATTATGCCTGATCTGAATTCAACTCAGGCTTCCCGCTCTACCTTTATTATTGATCCCAAACAAGTTTTGCAGGTATCTATTTACTATCCACTACCCGTTGGTCGAAATACAGAAGAGATTTTGCGGCTAATACAGGCTTTAACAGCTGTCAGTCAACAAGGCAAGGCAACTCCTGCCAACTGGCAAGCTGGAGATAAGCTCATTTCACTCTCTGTTTCCTCTAAAGCTCCGGCTCATAGTAGCCATAAATAAGAAATACAGGTATCTGACATGTAGGATAATTAGTCATAAGATAGTACCTTATACTACAAGGATGTAGCTAAAAGTGAATGCAAAATCTACCTACATATACCATATTTTTCACACCCATAGTAGCTAACAAATAGTGTATATCTAACTATATATCTAGCAAATATGGTGGAACTGATACACCCGAAAGGATCAGTCATCAGACCAGATGCAAGAATAAATCGGATAGTAAATCAATATACTTTTTTCACTCAGGGGGAAACGAAAATGTTTTTCTCCCTGAGTGAAAGGATTCTTTACTGTTTGATTTTTCTGAACAATCCTTACTAAGTCTCCCTAGTGAGTTACCACCCCTAGTAGTTTATGACTAATTTAGCTTTCTGAACAGTTTGTTTTCCAGTTACCATTAGCACATATAGTCCACTACCCATACCCAGCATGTGAAGGTCTGTATCTACATTACCTGTAGAATCAACTTTACGTAAACTATGGTGCACTCTTTTTCCTCTCAAATCGTATACACTTACAGTGATTGTCTCATAGGGCAGAAAACCCTGAGCCTGGATTCGGGTATTTTGGTTTATGGCTGGATTGGGATAAATACTAAGTCCGGAATTGTCATGCTCTGGTAATGAAGCGGCTAATCTGGCAGAACTACTTACTTTGTACACTTCAATACCGGAAAAGTTAGCATCTCCTCCTGAGGCAGAAAGCGTTAGGGTGCCATCTGTGACAGTAGTCAGGTATGGGCCCAGCTTCTTCCAGCTTCCTGCTGTCCCACTGCTGTAAGCGGATTCCACTTTATTTCCTTCCAGATAAATATCAAAAGTCTGAGAGACATTGTCTTCCCAGGTGTATAGATAGAGCTGATAGGTGGCTGGTGTTACATTTAAAAGATTTATCTTCAGGTCAGGCCCTGCTGAGTTGCCCCAGATAGAAGATCGGATCATACTAGCTCGGTTTGCATCCGTATCTGGTTGCAATGTCACTGACTGATTGATGAATGTGTTGCCACTAAAGGAAAAGTTTGCAGCATTCTGGCTGGATTCAAAGTTCTTTCCATCAATCACTACTGCAGGTCCGTTCAGATTTATGGCTCTGTATAAGGTACTAGGTAACTGGGCAGGTGTAAACGCATAGACAGCCGGTGTATTCATGGTTGCATAATTAAAACCTGTTGCCATATACCCTGTATTATTAATTACAAAGGTGGCTGCATCGGATAGTCCTTGCGGAAAGGAAGCATCTTCAAACCAGAGATCTTTTTGCGGATCGTACTGGTAGAACAAGCGAGAAAAGTTGCCTGAAGGAGTAACAAAACTAGGGTTTGGACTACCAATACCCATATACCCCTTATCTCCAATCGAAAAACCAGCCGCTCCTGCCCCTATGATAATACTGTTTCGCCGGGTCCAGTAATTGGTCAGTGGATCATATTGATAAAATTCACTTGTAGCCGCATGTTCTCCATAGTGCTGAGACGAAAGTTGGGTAGTCGTATTGATATACCCTTTATCACCAATAACAAAACCTACGGCAACACGGCCAAAAGAAAGCTCATTGGAGGGATTGGTAGGCAAAGCTCCTGCCTGACCGCCAAAATCTGCCTTTTGTATCCAGCGATCACTCTGATCATCATACATCCAGAAATCTTTCAGGTAAACACTACCACTGTAGCCCATTCCCAGATATCCTTTTCCTGTCAGTGTAAAACCAACAGCCATAGAGCGTGCCTGCCCCGGAAAATCGGCTTTCCGGGTCCAGCTGTTAGTCAGCGGATTATATTCCCACCAGTCTTTTCTTCTGTTTCCACTTGAGTCAATCCCCAATCCCAGATAGGCCTTTCCGTTCACAGAAAACCCAACGGCAGCAAAGCGCATACCACCCGGAAAATCCGCTTTTCGTGTCCAGTTATTAGTGATTGGATCATACTCCCAAAGATCATTTTTCAAGTGGGGCGAAAACAGATGATCAAATCCGGTTGCCACGTACCCTTTTCCATTAATAGAGAACCCTACTGCCTGTGTGCGGGTACCGCTAACATTGCCTCCAGCCACAGAACTTTTTCCCTGCCAGCTACCAACCTGTTCCAGTGAGGCAGGAGGCGTTGCGCAGACAATATTCGAATACGCAGAACTGACTGTCTGGCGGACAGCTCTTACCCGGTAACAAATCTGTGTGTTTGCCTGTGAGAAAGCCGCAAAAGAAGTAGTATTTGCAGCCAATGTACCTGGAAATAATATAGTGGCAGAACTGGGGAAAAGCTCCCTGAAAGGACCATTAGCCGATTCAGCATATTCGACTACATAGGCTGTTTCATCGATTGCATTGTCTTTCCAGGAAAGATTCACCTGAAAAGGCGCAGAAGCAACTGCTTTCAACTGTGAAGGCGTGGCAGGTAGTGAGGGAGAAACCTGGTATATTTCTATGCCCGAAAAGTTTGCAGCTCCCCCCACGCTACCCAGATTGAGCGTCCCGTCTGTAACAGTGACGCTATACGGGCCAAGCCTTTTCCAGCTTCCGGCCTCACCACTGCTATAGCGTTCAACCAGTTTATTTTCCAGATAGATCTCAAAGAATTCAGAGGCATTGTCTTCCCAAACATATAGATATATCTGATAGGCACCCTTTGGAATATCTCCGATGTTGATTGTAAGTGGTTTGTCAGAATTTCCCCACAAAGAAGAGCGGATCATCGTAGCTCTGTCTGAGTCAGTAGGAGGAAGTAGAGGTACAGCCTGGTTTGAAAAAGAATACCCGGTATAACTAAAGTTTTTCACACTATTACTGGATTGAAAAATCTTTCCATCAATTCTCACAGAAGGCCCATTGAAGTTAATAGTGCGATGGAAGCTATAGATCGGGTCTACTGTAGTCTGAACAAGCCAGAAGTCGGATTCTCCTCTGTTGGCAGTGGATCTATCTCCACTAATACCTGAATAAGAGCTTCCTCCCAGCAGATAATTACCGTCCGGAGTGGGAAGAATAGAAAACACCCTGTCATCCTCACTTCCCCCAAACGTTTTGTCCCATTGTTTAACGCCATCTCTGGTCACTTTTATAATCCAGTAATCGGGTCCGCCTTTGTTTATATCCGTTTTCTCCCCTCCAATTCCCGACCAGGAAGGTCCCCCTAACAAATACCCTCCGTCAATAGTGGGGATCATGCACCGAAGTTCATCGTGTTCACTGCCTCCAAACGTTTTATCCCATTGTTTAGTGCCATCGCTGGAGACCTTTACAATCCATTGATCACCTGTAAAAGAGGCTTGCCCTCTATTGGACTCTGATTTTTCTCCTCCAGCATTTGAAGTAGAATATCCTCCAAGCAAATAGCCTCCATCCCATGTTGGAAGCATGGTCAGAAGCAGATCCCAATCGCTGGCGCCAATGGTTTTATCCCACTCTTTCACTCCATTATCACTGATTTTGATAATCCAATAATCCAAAGATCCCCTGTTACTTTCTGATTTTTCGTTTCCTATTCCTGAACTGGACGACCCTCCTAGCAAATACCCTCCAGTTAGAGATGAAACCATAGAATAAGGTGCATCACCACCAGTGCCTCCATAGGTTTTATCCCACTGTTTACTACCATCTTTAGTCACTTTTACAATCCAATAATCAAAATCTCCTCTATTACCGTCCGATTTTTCTGCACCACTATCGGAAGAAGATTGTCCACCCAACAAATACCCTCCATCTGAGGTTGGAACAATAGCCGTAAGAAAATCCTGACTATTTCCTCCAAACGTTTTATCCCATTGCTTAGCACCATCTTTGGTGATTTTTACAATCCAGTAATCGTTTTCCCCTCTATTGCCATCAGACTTTTCTCCTCCTTTCCCTGAGGAAGATGACCCGGCGAGCAGATACCCTCCATCTATCGTTGGCAGAATGTGTTCCAACCGGTCTTCACCAGTGCCTCCATAGGTTTTGTCCCACTGTTTACTACCGTCTTTAGTCACTTTTATAATCCAGTAATCAGGGCCACCTCTGTTTGTATCTGACTTTTCTGCTCCGATCCCTGACCAGGATGATCCAGCGAGCAAATACCCTCCATCAGCAGTGGGGACCATCGAGCGAAGTTCATCATAGTGGTTTCCTCCAAACGTTTTATCCCATTGCCTGACAGGCGACTGGGCCAGAAGTGAAGTTGAGGATAAAAGTAGTAGGTTCCACAATAGTAACCTTACTAATTTGAATTGAGGATCTTGGTTGGCGTAAGCCTGATGCAAAAAACTCCTGAATTGGGAAGGAGCCAATAGGCATGAGTAATGGTATAAACATGTATGCATGGTAGTAAAAATGAGTGTGAGATAAAAAAGAGATAAGAGTAAATAGTATGAGTACAGATCTCTAAGAAGCTCTATCAAAGGGACAGTTTGTTTGTATGACCAAACCATCATAGAAGCTTACAAAGAAAGTTTTTGATTACCGGAGTAGGCCTTTACTTCTTAAAAATGTGCGATCATTTAAAAAATGTGCGGTCATTCCGGGCCGATGCTTCCAATACCTGTATTATTTTCTCAGTATGCGTTTCGTCTTTTAAATTAAAGTGAATGAGGAAGGGGTTTTCTTTTTGTAGCCTTAGCCATCAGCCCGGTCTATCTATCAGCCCAGTTTTTCAGCCTATCTATACTTTTATCGTCTATAGATTGCTTCAACTCGATTCCTTTTACCAATCAAAGGAAGGCGAAATCAAGATTTTTAGCTATACCTGAATTGCTTACTTTCTCAGTGAGTAGTATTACAGGATATCAATTTGTTTTCAATACCCGTTTCTGTTTATAACAGAAGGGCTTTCTGATTATTATTAGTCATCTGAAGGTTCAGTTGTAGGGATATTTTCTTGCATTTCTGATGCATTACTTCGAATTTCCGAATGCCTGATTTCTCCTCCTGTAAAAGCAACTCTTGCCATCACTACCAATACAAGAAGAGAATACAAGGCAACAAGGAGAGAAAACCGATTCCAGCTAAGTGGATTCCGAAAAGGAATAAAGGAAACAAAAGATGCCAAAGTCATCACTCCCATAAGCCACATGGCTACTGAAGCCAATTCCTGATGCACTTCAATGAGATTTTCAGAGATTCCGAGTAGTTCTTTCACTGCATCTTCTGCTTGGGTTCCTGTAAAATAGGTCACAACAGAACTCAGGCCAGTAAGGATGAAAATACCCATACCTACCCGTTGGGTAATTTCGCTTTTTACCAATAATCCAGCACTTACAACAAGGCCACCAAAAAATGTTCCCAGGATTGGAATGTGGTTCAACACTAAATGCCAATAGATTGCATCCATACTCGTGTGTTCGGTTTAGTAGAAACAGATTAGTAGAAACAGAAACAATATATTTACCTACTCTGTAATTGAACATTGTAATTGAACATGAAATCTCAGTAGCGGGTAATCAAAGCAATTCGCTCATGATGGATTAACATCTGATTTTCTACAAAAGTGACTTGACCACCTTTTTGTAACACTATCTGGACAATATCATCTACCACATCTGTAAGTATGGCATGAGAAACCGTTGGAGGAGTCAGATGCAATAGATTTTTATTTTCCTCCACAAATCCGGGCAGAACGAAATCCTTTTCTACAAGTAACTGTAAACCACGACCATCACAAGCTGCCTGCCATACATTCTTCACTCCCTCAACCCCGTGACCATACCCGATTTTTTCTTCCAGCTCTGTGACCAGCTTTTGTTGTTTCCGGGTAACTAACAGCCGAATTTCTTCAAATGCCAGATTAGCCAGTTCGCTCAGAGGAATGCGGGTATAATCTCCTTCAATAGCTCCAATTATATTTCGGGTATGTTTGCTTACCTGTTAGAAAAGGCTGACTGATTGCTCAGTACCTGTGATAATCAAAGCAGAATTGGGGAGTAAGTATTGGGACAGAACATCATCTACAGCATGGAAATAACTTTGTTCTCTGATCTTCTCCAATCCGGATTTCTCTTTTTCAAAGGTTTGGATACGTGTATGTCCACCAGCGAAATGGCTGTGGCTGGGTTTGCTATATTGATAGCTTTCATGGTAGTCTTTGGGAAAGTTCTCGTCGGTTATCTCCTTCAAATCAGTCAGTTTGCCTTTGAACAGGCGAACCCATTGGCTGGTTAGTAAAAGCAGATAATAGTCTGTGGCATATTCGAATTTATAAACCAGGTCACGAATCTCAAAAGAATCTGAGACAAGGACTTTTTCTTTGACCGGGAATGGGAAAGATACTCGTTTTTGAAGATGAGGTGAGACATATAACCCAATTCCATCCAGATTGTGCAGATAATTAATCTGTTGGGCAAGCTCGTCTATTCGTCTGATTAGTTCGCTTATCTGTTCAGGCTTATAGTTATGCCACAGTTGTTGCTTGGTAAGCTCAATCGCTCTTTCAACACGCAGTTCATCGGTGCCCCGTTCAGGTGAAAGACGATGTGTAGGCACAATTACCGATACACATATGTGGCCTTTCTCTTTTTGCATTTTCTGTATTTCCGGATGTAACATGATTTTTGGTGTTAAATCAGAATTAATCAGTAATAGAGAAGATATTTACAGTGATAGATTTGATTTTTACACTTTATGGAACTAACTAATCTATACAGCTTCTCTCTTGCTACTTCTCTCCTGACATTTTTCATTAACTGGATTAAACGTGCACAGGGATGTATCCTTTTATGCACAGGGATGTACCTTTTGTGATAGCCATGTAAAGGAAAACTATATTTTACTCAGTTGCCCTGAGATACATCATAGGAAGAGGTAATTGTGATCAGTTCTTGTAAGTATCCCAATCCACAATTAGGTATCCTAATCAACATTTTGATAGGAAACGGGATTTTGCTTTTATCTGATCAGGAAGGGATGATTTTCTTTTTTTCTGATGCTCCTTAGATAGCACAAATCCTTTCTGTAGATCACCTATAAAACAATACTCTGTTAAAATGTCAAACAAGGGAAGCGTTTATATCATTTCGCCCGCAGGTGCCAACATCTTTTCTTTGTCTTTCTGCTTTTTGACAATCACACATTCAGTAGTAATAAATAATCCTG
Above is a genomic segment from Xanthocytophaga agilis containing:
- a CDS encoding AAA family ATPase; the encoded protein is MEKLLSFLSQPTSYPHQPVSVKVKQTHASVVVIASPYVFKAKKSVNLGFLDFTSPSKRKQDLEREIRLNSRLCAHLYTGIVPIRLINNQLSFGQKEDSQDVDSQAEEIVEYVLQMQELADGYFLNQLLKENKVSVATLEPVLDILEQFYQHQPADSAITQYGDLVKIKEAVYANLDSLENPDSVYSLDSIPNPNDEKKSVEKKSTLVLQLLRWYNETFFEQHQQLFKKRVEQGWIKDCHGDLHLEHIHIYHKKISIYDCIEFNDSFRYIDITADIGFLAMDLDFHNRPDLSKYVTAQMAKRLNDPDMTLLIDFYKCYRACVRAKVEHIRSLESEIPTEQQQKSRQRVAKYLSLALQYLTVETTPSVIIICGRIGTGKSTIARQVALLLGYEYINSDVVRKQTVGLPLLQRPHTNDGEKLYSQSSTENVYQALQQNTLLHIANQTGIVVDATFGQQKHRQEFQQALKKQNIPYIFIEVQASDKIIKERLTQREKQTDVISDARLSDFDLISSNYQPPIELMYPNLITLSTEDTPEHTLYSLFSSLSCRKYSFSQVSFL
- a CDS encoding T9SS type A sorting domain-containing protein; this translates as MWNLLLLSSTSLLAQSPVRQWDKTFGGNHYDELRSMVPTADGGYLLAGSSWSGIGAEKSDTNRGGPDYWIIKVTKDGSKQWDKTYGGTGEDRLEHILPTIDGGYLLAGSSSSGKGGEKSDGNRGENDYWIVKITKDGAKQWDKTFGGNSQDFLTAIVPTSDGGYLLGGQSSSDSGAEKSDGNRGDFDYWIVKVTKDGSKQWDKTYGGTGGDAPYSMVSSLTGGYLLGGSSSSGIGNEKSESNRGSLDYWIIKISDNGVKEWDKTIGASDWDLLLTMLPTWDGGYLLGGYSTSNAGGEKSESNRGQASFTGDQWIVKVSSDGTKQWDKTFGGSEHDELRCMIPTIDGGYLLGGPSWSGIGGEKTDINKGGPDYWIIKVTRDGVKQWDKTFGGSEDDRVFSILPTPDGNYLLGGSSYSGISGDRSTANRGESDFWLVQTTVDPIYSFHRTINFNGPSVRIDGKIFQSSNSVKNFSYTGYSFSNQAVPLLPPTDSDRATMIRSSLWGNSDKPLTINIGDIPKGAYQIYLYVWEDNASEFFEIYLENKLVERYSSGEAGSWKRLGPYSVTVTDGTLNLGSVGGAANFSGIEIYQVSPSLPATPSQLKAVASAPFQVNLSWKDNAIDETAYVVEYAESANGPFRELFPSSATILFPGTLAANTTSFAAFSQANTQICYRVRAVRQTVSSAYSNIVCATPPASLEQVGSWQGKSSVAGGNVSGTRTQAVGFSINGKGYVATGFDHLFSPHLKNDLWEYDPITNNWTRKADFPGGMRFAAVGFSVNGKAYLGLGIDSSGNRRKDWWEYNPLTNSWTRKADFPGQARSMAVGFTLTGKGYLGMGYSGSVYLKDFWMYDDQSDRWIQKADFGGQAGALPTNPSNELSFGRVAVGFVIGDKGYINTTTQLSSQHYGEHAATSEFYQYDPLTNYWTRRNSIIIGAGAAGFSIGDKGYMGIGSPNPSFVTPSGNFSRLFYQYDPQKDLWFEDASFPQGLSDAATFVINNTGYMATGFNYATMNTPAVYAFTPAQLPSTLYRAINLNGPAVVIDGKNFESSQNAANFSFSGNTFINQSVTLQPDTDANRASMIRSSIWGNSAGPDLKINLLNVTPATYQLYLYTWEDNVSQTFDIYLEGNKVESAYSSGTAGSWKKLGPYLTTVTDGTLTLSASGGDANFSGIEVYKVSSSARLAASLPEHDNSGLSIYPNPAINQNTRIQAQGFLPYETITVSVYDLRGKRVHHSLRKVDSTGNVDTDLHMLGMGSGLYVLMVTGKQTVQKAKLVINY
- a CDS encoding redoxin domain-containing protein, coding for MKVHSDTNKLSLGELVPNFEGESQLGRVKLSDYRGRWLVFFSYPADFTPVCSSEVVAFSRIYKQLREHDCELVGLSTDSVATHRPWLESIETWMKESIFFPIIGDPYGYIARQYGMIMPDLNSTQASRSTFIIDPKQVLQVSIYYPLPVGRNTEEILRLIQALTAVSQQGKATPANWQAGDKLISLSVSSKAPAHSSHK
- a CDS encoding zinc-dependent alcohol dehydrogenase family protein, coding for MKAMVLQGVCDLMDRKEPLNLCDIPVPKPEPDQILIQVSCCGVCHTELDEIEGRTPPPAYPVVPGHQVVGYVHQVGEKVTRWKKGDRVGVAWLFSTCGKCEFCKSGRENLCPHFKATGRDTNGGYAEYMVVGQDAAYAIPAIFSDEQAAPLLCAGAIGYRSLLLAGLTNGQTLGLSGFGASAHLVLKMARFLYPYSDLYVFARSEQERLFALSLGASWVGDFTDIPPTFCHVIIDTTPVWKPILSSLYYLLPGGRLVINAIRKESIDKVSMATIDFAAQLWMEKEIKSVANITRHNVEEFLKLAARIPIIPQVESYPFLQANEALSDLKEKRLKGAKVLMMH